Part of the Natronorubrum daqingense genome is shown below.
TGTTCCGGCGTAGTAGCCGCGCGCCCACTTGATTTTCTCGCCGTCGTGGTCGGCGTAGCGGTGGTTGTATTTCCGCGAACTGATGCCTTTGAACCAGTTGGCGAGAAGTGACGGGGCGTGTTTCGGTGGACTACTCACGAACAAGTGAACGTGGTCGGATTGGACGGTGAGGTCGACGATCTCCAATCCTTTTTCGTCGGCGATTTCGTGGAGGATTCGGCGCACACGGTCTTCGACCTCATTAACCAGTACCGAGTTGCGGTACTTCGGCAACCACACTATGTGGTAGTTGAGGTTGTAGGTCGCGTGTCGTGTGGTCTTCATCCGTACTACACACTATGGTGAGCGACGGTCTTAAAACTACCGAGTGCCGTGGGAAATCCGGCCGATTGTAGCAACGTGGGCCGAACGCACTATGCCTACCGCTCGACCCGCGCCTGAAGACGCGGGTTTGCGCTCGCACTATGTATCAGGTGGCCGGGTGGGACGACAAAAACGAAGATGAAGACGGGGACGAAGAGGCCCGCGAGGTCTGTGGCGTCATCGCCACCCACGGGCGCGAGGACGGCCAGACGGTCGACGTTGGCGGCGGTCTCGCTGAACTGTTCGATCACGATGCGATGGTCGAGCAACTTCCCGATGGGCGCTTCGATCGGGATGCACTCGCCGGCCACCGGAATGCGATGCTCTGGTTCGGTATCGTCGATCCAGCGTGGCGCGGCCACGGGATCGGCCACCGACTCTTTCGAGCGCGTATCGAGTGGGCGCAGGCCCATGGCGCGGATATGGTGTTCGCGATGGGGTGGGAACGACCCGACGAACGCACCAGTCGGCCGCTGTTCGAACGCTATGATTTCGTCCCGGTCCAGCGCTTCGACGAGCACTATGCCGGCACTCGAGACGCCTGTCCCGATTGTGGTATCTGGCCCGACGATGACCGGGAGTGTTCGTGTGCGGCCACGCTGTGGGCTCGAGAAATGCCTCTCGA
Proteins encoded:
- a CDS encoding GNAT family N-acetyltransferase, translated to MYQVAGWDDKNEDEDGDEEAREVCGVIATHGREDGQTVDVGGGLAELFDHDAMVEQLPDGRFDRDALAGHRNAMLWFGIVDPAWRGHGIGHRLFRARIEWAQAHGADMVFAMGWERPDERTSRPLFERYDFVPVQRFDEHYAGTRDACPDCGIWPDDDRECSCAATLWAREMPLDRLAGSGGVLER
- the tnpA gene encoding IS200/IS605 family transposase, producing MKTTRHATYNLNYHIVWLPKYRNSVLVNEVEDRVRRILHEIADEKGLEIVDLTVQSDHVHLFVSSPPKHAPSLLANWFKGISSRKYNHRYADHDGEKIKWARGYYAGTAGHVSSETVQDYIQRHEEDEQ